The DNA region GGTTTTTGTAATGGGTTCTAATTCTTGGCAAATAAAAAGCCCGAACTTACACACCCGTCCAGAATCACATCTCTTACAAAATTAAAGGCCCATTCGATGAACAGATCAAAGCTAGACCATATCAGGACTTAAGCTGATGGGCCGGTGATTATACCTGTGAACAAACACGATTTCTTTAAGTTGTGTCAATAAACAGAAATTATATTCTTAAAAGTCCTATGCAGATGTATGTGCCAGGTCTAATCTGGTCTCTTCCACTTACTCCACTCTCCTTTTTGTGAGTGAATGCTTGATTTCAATATTGATGGTGTAGGCCCATGAAACAAACAGAAGTATAAGTCCATCAGCTTCTAAAGGTTctcatcaaaaaattattaggtacatTTCGATCCCCTCTCACAAGAGGATGATTTCCACTCATGAGTGATTGAGTGTGAGAGTTGGTGAGGGAGGAGGAGAGTTTATGCAATTATGCAagatataataatttttcattttgatatgatgtttttgtttatatatatgtaggatttgaaatctataatgtttgttttactataattactctttattattaaaccAATACACATTTTTGACCATATACCAAAGGTagtagacattttttttattgactaGAAGACAACTAGTATGTGGGTAGGTTTTAAAGTAATTATATGTAGACGAAAATATCATAGAGAGATGCCTACTTTcacttataataataaaacttcttaacaatatataatatataaggtATTAAGGAAGGTTCAATATTTCATATCATAGATAATAATGTAAAAGATAGTAgtttaagtatatatattttaataaaagacAGGTGCTATGATTTTGTCTATGTGTGCAATGAAATCCACAATTCAataacctcaaaaaaaaatcgtttAACTTCActtattgaaatcaatttagaAAATGTCTCCCTATAttatttatagatttatttGAATGGTTTTTGACCTAGAAATAATCTCATTATCAACGTATATAAAATTAGTTGGAACGCCATCAATGTTGAAGAGATCACACCCCATCATATATAATCTATCCTTCAAACTTTCAcactttttgtaattttttagagGTCAATGAGCATTCTTTCAATGAAATCCACGGGACAAAATCTTAGTACATGATAATACAAACAGCCTTATAATTAAGAGAGGTTTTTGACTGAGCCATGATGAACTTTTGTTTATTGAGAAATAttacgtctacaatatttttacaataaattataggtagaaaaaaattattaattttaatttgaattcaaaacttaaattacttttttcagtaaaaaaaacttaaattacttttttattcatcCGTACcaactaataataaattattacttaaaatttattgtgaaaatattgtcaACATATTATTCCTCCTGTCTATCATGCGGACTTTAAAGCAAGAAAACCAATTTAATTTCAGACAGTATGAAAGTAAAAATCAAAGCTTTAGAAAGCAGACATCAATAATGCTGCATTCAAtcaacttttgaaaattatttagtaCGTAGAATTGGTACAGCATTGAGATCGATTCAAAGTGTATGCAATGGTATGGTAACGAACTTTCGGTGTTTTCACTGAGCACCAAATTAATGGGTTTGGAACTTTGGATTAACTTTTcagctgaaaagaaaaaaaaaaaaacattgatcGTGAATTTCATGTTCATTGCACCAACTCCGATCGTACATGCTTGGcgacaaaagtaacaaaactgATGGGTACGGGGTACCTCACAATTGATTCTCGTCGTGTCAAGTCAGACTGTCGTCCAATTTGATCCCCTCCTTCATCATTGCACTTTTACACTAAGCCCTACATAGGACACAAATAGTAATACCATGTTTCGTGTTTCATGGATTAGGATCAGGTTCAATTACCTCATACTCTCgcaaatattttttactattctaactctttaaatattttttcttaaatttttatttattaaacggTTGagatttaaattactttttcaaCTTTAAATCTCAGCCGTTCATAATTATTGCATTAGATGCGGGTCTTACGCCTGATTTTCAAGCCGGCCGAAGAACAAATCTCTATACAATGAAAACACACCCCTCATGAGTTATGTCAAAAAGGCCCGAGGGTTTAATCGTTTTCATATTTTATGGTGTATAGTTTTatgaaggagtcaaattcttttcaaagtgaGAAAACCGCATGTGACATGGTTATATGTGACATGGTCACAATCATATCGTTGTATTTGCTGCCGTATAAATCAAATTGCATGCAATGCACGGCTAAAAAGCTAGTTAAGTTGAATTCTCGTCCTATGTTCCAAATTTCAgtccaaaatgaagaaaaaaaaaaaaaaaaaaaaaccaccagtGTGTACAGCCCTACTTTGAAGTTGAACTTTTACGCACAAAGCATACAGTTCGTAGGAAACATTTGCAGGCCATATGGGACAATGATATCGTTCATAACCACAGGCAGAGAAATTTACACAGAAACAAAAGCAATCTTCCTTGTTAGGTACAAGCAGATCATCGATTAATGTTTTAAATGTCATTCAAGAGACGACTTTTCTGGTGCTTGATTTAAACTGCTATCTCTGTCTTATTTTTGAGTAAAATGATTTCAATGACTACTTTTCCCGTGATTGATTGAAAGTGTTGTCTCTTCCTACAGAAAGAGCAAGGGGGGAAGAAATTAAAGCCCAGAATCATTATTCACATGTAGGGGTGATAATGTTTTACGTCACGAACATGACATGATATTTTCCGGGTTAGTGTAATGTAAATAGGTTTGTATCAAAGCCAGTTGTTGAGATGCTTTAATGCGATGTATTATAAATAGATGTTTCAATTCTGTGTTGACCTGCTTAACTCTCAATCAATTCAAAATGACatgtttcataaaaaataaatgtcattTATATCTAacataaatttgtattttaaatataattgagTAAGTAAAAGAATTTTAATGGTTATGTTGATAAATTCTCCATTGAAGTACTCTAAAATcgctaaacttttttttacccaaaatgacaaaaaaaccTATCTTTCTCGTTTTATTTTTCGTAGATTGTAtattaaataattcaaaatgGATCATGGCATGTTAATTTTGCTTAATAAATCAGTGTGTAAGAGTTGAGAGGTTTtgacataattattaaataagttgGGTTATGGTTGAGTTATGTATTCAAATATCCTTACTATGACATGACAGCTAACACAACCCGTTAAAACAAATTTCCATCTCTATTCACATGAAAGCAtgctcatttaaaaaaaaaaaaaaaaaaaaaccaaactagCATTCATTTAGATGActtatttgcttatttattgAACATgctcatctaaaaaaaaaaaaaaaaaacccaaaccatcATTCGTTTAGATGACTTATTTGCCTATTTATTGAAAGTGGATaaagatatatttatatataccttaaaaaatgaaatttagaaAAACTATATATGAGGAAGAGTACACCTTAAAAGATTTGaattgagtagttaatataagcTTGGTTTGGATACAACTGATAGCGTCCATGTTTTGGTTTTGGGCGTTtcagctttcttttctttttttcttcttctgctgcacgttttcttctgctgctgcacacgtcgggggggggggggggacaaaTTCTTCTGTCATGCTattgtgcatgaacagtagtaGCATATTGTTGACTTTTCAGCTACTTTTTATCACATTAGTGGGTTCCACGACACTATTTacctatttaaaaattattttgctatagtgttttttcagttttcagttttcagttttcagctgtatccaaacggatccaTAATATATAGAGACACCATTTAATCCAAAAGTTTAAGATTATGAGTTAGGCATATATagctatattatattaattacttactcttcttattattattcgaTGTGAGACTCTATTTATTTGTGTATATCTAACAATGTATATaaagaaaagttaaataaacataaaacaaaaaacaaaaaactggaAATGCACACTTGTAATAAAAAGGATaattaaaagaagaagttaaataCTTAGATGAGACCTCTGTGAACTGTGAAGAATTTTTGAAGAGATCCTATGTCTAAATCATTATTCACCTGAAAGGATGCTCATCTAAGAAAgcaaaaattgaattataaagaAAACTAATTTGATGAGAGCAGTCtgaattttgaataatttcaGAGGATGTTGTGTATATTCCATGAAAATGTTTGTTAATCTCCATAATTCTATTTACACATGTACTAATACAAGTGTTGCATTGAcaaaaatttcataacaaatcttaagtagtaaattgttattggttataatttaAATCTACTactgaattattttttttcatcaataatAGCTACTAATAATCtattatttagaatttattataGAAGTGTTGCGAAAATGTCGTggacataatatttttctacGGTAATCGGAAAAAGGCATTATTGCTTTTATTACATTAATTAGAAAGTCATTATTGCATTGATTATAAGGGTATCATGACATCCATAATTATATTATAAGCGTAATAAAGAAGGAATGATAAGGATTCCAACCGAGTAAGAATAGCGCGCAAgatatatgcaaagaaataagaaacaaataaataaaaaaaagaaaaaaaagaaaccagctccaaataaataaataaaaaaaagaaaaaaaagaaaccagcTACTATGTATATCGACAAGGCGACAACCAACGTGAGGGGTTGGACGTAACTGATATAGTCTTTACTGTAGTGGATTCCACTTAAAACccatagttttttttctttgccacATGTTCTGAAGCCAAAGGCCCATAGCATTACTcaagtctttttgttttttcctggAAATTTCAGCTTTAACTTAAGAGTCccacataatcataataataaaccTTTCTTATGTCCTTCTATGTCACAATGTCACATCAAAACCCTAGCCtccactatttttattttttatctctttactCTTTCAAGGTTTCTAAAActctatatttttgttatagacTCGAATGTTAACTACttaacaaaaatagagaaaaaaaagtttgaattatGCATAATCTTTTAAAAGTATTCAAGTAAGTGAGGGTACAAATTTGCAAGTATAATACTACCTTCTTAGCATTTTTATGTTAACTTatttaaaagaatcaaataatgatatgaaatatatacttgtAGTTGATTGAGATTATAGAGAAACCAAATCATAATGATGATTccaattcaaattctaaatcaACTAATATCAAGGTATATTTTGCAAATCTTTCAATTGAGCAAAACTAAACGTGggtatgaaaaaataaattaaattttacatttttatattatattttgtctGACAATTACGTTAGTATATaaatgtttatctattttattattaatatcaattaCTGTTGTTTAgattaattttactttcaaCATTTTCTTCTAATCTTGCTTCCTCTAATGTTGGTCATAAGCCTTTTGAAGGTTAAATTAGGATATGCCAAGATAAGAAAACTGCAAAGTGACAATCTtagttaggaaaaaaaaaaaaaaaaaacttcttatcAACTTGGGATGTGGTAATAATTATAGGCCTTTGTTATTGAGAATGTATTATATGTATCTTAGGAATATATCACATTTTCTCTCACAGGGCCTTAGGGTATAAAGCTTAGGATAATGATTAGTGCACACAAAGTACACACGCGCCAATGTGGCGTGCCACTAATTTTAAACCAAATCCACTTATGCTTATTTCTTACTATTTATTTCACCATGTGACATTTGTGTGTACGAATACGTGTAATGCCAAGATAAGAAATCTGCGAAGTGACAATCTtagttaggaaaaaaaaaaacttcttatcAACTTCGGATCTGGACCACTCGGATCTGACCCATGAGCACTGATCTGTTAACTTTGACCATTGTTGACTTTGACTTTTGCGTTGAcctttgaccaaaagtcaaaattttgaaaggACCTATCTTGCTCAGTTTTTCGCATAGATTCCGATTTTGTACTCTGTTTCTTCATTTGAAACTCCAAAATTGGTCAATCGGCACattatttgttgtggtttcTTTAAGGCATCTCCAATGGATCTTCTTATACTTATCCAACCTCAAGCCTTCATTGAGCTTTtgccttgagtttgagggatggtgttagagatatattagacatattagccaATGTAATAGGCCTAAGCCcactcctacttgtactagtagtctagggtttagtcgcctatatatactcatgttaggtTCATTGTAATACAGGTTATTATACTACACtcttatacaaaaaaaatgtaaccTTTAAGGGATTTCTCCGTGGATATAGGCTGATAAGactgaaccacgtaaccctcgtGTTCTCGGTGTTCCTATTCTATGCTTCTTCTTCTGCATCTATTCTAGTTTATACAACATAATATAACACATTACGTTACTAATAatgttatatttaaaaaaggaaataatgaatctatttaataatttataattaatattacaaGTTTAAAAAGGTAATAATGTGGCTTTTAGAACAATGTCAGATTTTAAAAGAACAGTAAAAttctaattataaaatatacattctttctctcttcaaatGGGAAATGGAGTGGATGGAAATATTTtagagtcttttggctaaatattacaaaaaatgaagttttttgttgttataggcactgttcaaagttatttggtaaaatgaggaaagagaatgaatttcggcaacagcgTTGCCGAAATTGCataaaaaagtatgagagagaaataaatgtGCAGGTGATGGCAGgatttgaatttcggtaatcccATTACCGAAATTCCTGCTGCTCAAACCATTACCTGAGTGAGTgcccaaataaaaacaattgtggcaatgccattgacgaaaatggaaaaaaaaaaaaaaaaaaaaaaaaaaaaaaaaaaaaaacaattggggtgccattgccgaaaatgagagaaaagaaagaaaaaaaaaaaaaaaaaaccaattgaagtGCCATGGCCGAAAATgggagaaaagtaaaaaaaaaaaaaaaaaaaaaaaaagtcaattgtggcaatgacattgccgaaaatggaggaaaatattaaaaaaaaaaaatcaattgtggcaatggcattgccgaaaatggggaaaaaaaagtaaaaaaaaaaaaaaaaaaaaatctattgtggcaatggcattgccgaaaatgggtgagaaaaaaaaattgtggcaaccaagtcgccgaaaatggagggaaaaaaaatgctttatccacaacatttttcacaacaaattacaagtggttagttgttattggtttaaatttaaacttaatactaagataacttttgtgccccaataataacaatcagtaacaacctgccagttaggatttgttgtaaaaatattgtgaaaatattgtagacgtatcatttctcaaaaaaatcgTGGTgccgaaataaaaggaaaaaaaaagtggcaaattgttttttttttttttttttccctctatttcggcaatgcaaTTGCCACAAAAcaatttgccacttttttttttttttttctattttgacactacgatttttttaagaaatgatacatccacaacatttttacaacaaatcctaactggcaggttgttactgattgttattattggggcacaaaagttatcttagtattaggtttaaatttaaaccaataacaactaaccacttgtaatttgttgtgaaaaatattgtggacgaagcattttttttccctccattttcggcaacttggttgccacaattttttttttctcacccattttcggcaatgccattgccacaatagatttttttttttttttactttttttccccattttcggcaatgccattgccacaattgattttttttttaatattttccctcattttcggcaatgtcattgccacaattgactttttttttttttttttttttacttttctcccattttcggcaatggcacttcaattggtttttttttttttttctttcttttctctcattttcggcaatggcacctcaattggttttttttttttttttccattttcgtcaatggcattgccacaattgtttttatttgggcACTCACTCGGGTAATGGTTTGGGCAGCAGGAATTTCGGTAATgggattaccgaaattcaaatcCTGCCATCACCTgcaaatttatttctctctcatacttttttatGCAATTTCGGCAAcgctgttgccgaaattcattctctttcctcattttgccaaataactttgaacagtggctataacaacaaaaaacttcattttttgcaatatttagccaaaagactcaatattttatattcttGAATTCTTATGTCAAATCAATCATGTCTTTTGGAATATAACACTACATTGTttcctcttctttcttgttCATTCCAAATAAAGACAAATAGAAAAAGATGCAGCGTGACAATCTATCAAACATTTCTACCTTTGAGGAAAAAGAgtccaaaatatataaaagaaaaaaaaaaaatgtgaatatcATGGGTGGAATTAGGAATTTTGTGTGAACAAGGAAAGTGTATGCGAACAAATATTTGAGgctttcataaataaataaacgcACCCTAAGCTTCCTTTGCGTCAAAAagtcattctttttttctctcctatGGCAACaaaactcatctttctcttttGGGTTTTCCTTCTTCTCCTATACAAAGTAAAGCCTGACCTAGACAATGTTGGACCCTTGTTGACCCAGCTCACTGACGGGTTCAATGCTGAGCATAATAGCATGAGCTTAGACGACGCCGTGATTGATAACAATGGCGTACTTCAGCTGACAAACGAATCGGTTCAAGTTGATAGCCATGCTTTCTATAAATATCCAGTCAAATTCAAGAACTCCTCCAGCGGCAAAGTTATGTCATTTTCCACTACGTTTGCTTTTGCTTTGATCAATGAACATGGAAATCAAGGCCGCTACCACTTCGCTTTCACAATCTCTCCTTCTGGGGCTCTTCCAGGCCCTTATCTTGGTCAACTCAAGGCCAGAAATGATGGGAACATCTCAGACCACGTATTCACGGTGGCATTCACTATCAGGCACCCCAAGTTCAGCGACATCGATGATAACCATGTTGTCGTTGGCCTCAACTGCAGCAAATTATCGAACAAATCTGTTCGAGTCGATCGATCTCTGCGTAGAAAGAATTCCCTTACACTGAAGAGTGGTCATGTAATTCAGGTATGGGTTGAATATGATGCAGGaataaatcaattaaatgttAGCCTTGCGCAAGAATCTGATAGACCCAAGTCTGCATTTTTGTCCTATAATGTGGACCTCTCACCAATTTTCAAAGAATCCATGTTCATTGGGTTCTTTGCTTCAACAGACCGTCCACCCTCAAGTTCGCACTATGTCTTGGGCTGGAGCTTTAATATAAATGGAGATGCTAAAAATCTCAATTTGGATAAACTCAGGCTTAAGCTCCCAAAAATGAATGGGTCAAAAAAGAACCacccaggcctaggcctaatTGTTGGTGTTTCAGTCTCTAGTGCTTTGGTTGTAATTTTGGGGATTGTTTTGGTTCTTTACAATGTCAGGAAACTCAAGAAGACAGATGTGGTTGAAGCCTGGGAGCTTGATATTGGACCACATAGATTTTCTTACGAGGATCTAAAGAAAGCAACAAAGGGTTTTGGAGACAAAGAGCTACTTGGGTTTGGTGGATTTGGTAGAGTTTACAAAGGAACTTTGCCGAATTCAAATACCCAAGTTGCTGTAAAGCGTGTTTCTGAAAATTCGAAGCAAGGTTTGCGAGAATTCGCGTCTGAGGTTGGTAGTATTGGCCATCTTCGTCATCGAAATTTAGTTCAATTATTGGGTTGGTGTCGTAGGAAATGTGATTTATTACTTGTGTATGAATTTATGCCTAATGTAAGCTTAGACAAGTACCTTTTTGATGAGCCTAAAGCAATCTTAAGCTGGGAGCAAAGGTTCAAGATCATCAAAGGGGTTGCTTCAGGGCTTTTATATTTACATGAGGAATGGGAAAAAACCGTGGTTCACAGAGACATCAAGGCAGGCAATGTGTTATTGGATTCTGAGTTTAACGGGAAGTTAAGTGATTTCGGTCTTGCTAAGCTATACGAGCGTGGCTCCAACCCAAGCACAACCAGGGTGGTGGGCACATTGGGTTATTTAGCACCTGAGCTCACACGCACAGGCCTGCCAACAACAAGTTCTGATGTGTTTGCATTTGGTGCTTTATTGCTAGAAGTGGTATG from Castanea sativa cultivar Marrone di Chiusa Pesio chromosome 6, ASM4071231v1 includes:
- the LOC142638908 gene encoding L-type lectin-domain containing receptor kinase S.4-like, coding for MATKLIFLFWVFLLLLYKVKPDLDNVGPLLTQLTDGFNAEHNSMSLDDAVIDNNGVLQLTNESVQVDSHAFYKYPVKFKNSSSGKVMSFSTTFAFALINEHGNQGRYHFAFTISPSGALPGPYLGQLKARNDGNISDHVFTVAFTIRHPKFSDIDDNHVVVGLNCSKLSNKSVRVDRSLRRKNSLTLKSGHVIQVWVEYDAGINQLNVSLAQESDRPKSAFLSYNVDLSPIFKESMFIGFFASTDRPPSSSHYVLGWSFNINGDAKNLNLDKLRLKLPKMNGSKKNHPGLGLIVGVSVSSALVVILGIVLVLYNVRKLKKTDVVEAWELDIGPHRFSYEDLKKATKGFGDKELLGFGGFGRVYKGTLPNSNTQVAVKRVSENSKQGLREFASEVGSIGHLRHRNLVQLLGWCRRKCDLLLVYEFMPNVSLDKYLFDEPKAILSWEQRFKIIKGVASGLLYLHEEWEKTVVHRDIKAGNVLLDSEFNGKLSDFGLAKLYERGSNPSTTRVVGTLGYLAPELTRTGLPTTSSDVFAFGALLLEVVCGRRPIDHKAVSEELMLVDWVWEKWSLGAILDVVDSRLGGEFDEVEVDLVLKLGLKCSNHAPESRPTMRHVVRCLETKLALEEEDFMQSYPTTSVSVGDNEDIADVEDVLTPSFSVFSGDDR